A stretch of the Uranotaenia lowii strain MFRU-FL chromosome 3, ASM2978415v1, whole genome shotgun sequence genome encodes the following:
- the LOC129756355 gene encoding opsin-1-like — MAAFVEPHFDAWQAGGGNLTVVDKVPPEILHMVHPHWNQFPPMNPLWHSILGFAIFMLGIVSMAGNACVMYIFSNTKGLRTPSNLLVVNLAFSDFFMMFTMGPPMVVNCYHETWYFSAFACELYAMLGSLFGCASIWTMTMIAFDRYNVIVKGLSAKPMTSNGALLRIFGIWAFALFWTLAPLFGWNRYVPEGNMTACGTDYLTQTWLSRSYIIIYAVFVYWLPLLTIIYSYTFILKAVSAHEQQMREQAKKMNVASLRSSEAQQTSAEIKLAKVALVTISLWFMAWTPYLVINFTGIFKAAPISPLMTIWGSLFAKANAVYNPIVYGISHPKYRAALYKTFPSLACQSEPEPACDAQSVASGATTATEEKA; from the coding sequence ATGGCAGCGTTCGTTGAGCCGCATTTCGATGCCTGGCAGGCGGGTGGTGGTAATCTGACCGTGGTGGACAAAGTTCCTCCAGAGATCCTCCACATGGTCCACCCCCACTGGAATCAGTTCCCGCCGATGAATCCGCTGTGGCACTCGATCCTCGGATTCGCCATCTTCATGCTCGGAATCGTCTCCATGGCTGGAAATGCCTGTGTGATGTACATCTTCTCCAACACCAAGGGACTCCGCACCCCCTCCAATCTGTTGGTAGTCAACCTGGCCTTCTCCGACTTCTTCATGATGTTCACGATGGGACCGCCAATGGTTGTGAACTGCTATCACGAGACCTGGTACTTCAGCGCCTTCGCCTGTGAGCTGTACGCCATGTTGGGATCTCTGTTCGGTTGCGCCTCGATCTGGACCATGACCATGATTGCCTTCGATCGTTACAATGTCATTGTCAAGGGTTTGTCGGCTAAGCCGATGACCAGCAACGGTGCTCTGTTGCGCATCTTTGGCATCTGGGCCTTCGCTCTGTTCTGGACTCTGGCTCCTCTGTTCGGATGGAACCGATATGTCCCGGAAGGTAACATGACCGCTTGCGGAACCGATTATCTGACCCAGACCTGGTTGAGCCGATCGTACATCATCATCTATGCCGTCTTCGTCTACTGGCTGCCTCTGTTGACCATCATCTACTCGTACACCTTCATCCTGAAGGCTGTCTCCGCCCACGAGCAACAGATGCGTGAACAGGCCAAGAAGATGAACGTTGCCTCGCTGCGATCGTCCGAAGCCCAACAGACTAGCGCCGAAATCAAGCTGGCCAAGGTTGCCCTGGTTACCATCTCGCTGTGGTTCATGGCCTGGACCCCGTATCTGGTCATCAACTTCACCGGTATCTTCAAGGCTGCCCCAATCAGCCCGCTGATGACCATCTGGGGATCGCTGTTCGCCAAGGCCAATGCCGTCTACAACCCAATTGTCTACGGTATCAGCCATCCGAAGTACCGCGCTGCCCTGTACAAGACCTTCCCATCGCTAGCGTGCCAGTCCGAGCCGGAACCAGCATGCGATGCGCAGTCGGTTGCCTCAGGTGCCACCACCGCCACCGAAGAGAAGGCCTAA